Below is a window of Saccharomonospora viridis DSM 43017 DNA.
ACGCCGAGATCACGATGTCCCGTTCGTCCCCGGGCAGGCGATGGATCCGTGGCCCCTCCGCCACCGCCTCGTACACCGTGTGTCGCGGGTTGAGCGCACTGGTGGGGTCCTGCAGCACCAGTTGCACCCGCCGCCGGTAGGCCCGCAGCCCCGCCGTCGAGGTCGGCAGGAGGGCACCGTCGAACAGCACCGACCCCGATGTGGGCCGCTGGAGGCCGAGCATGGTGCGCGCCAGCGTCGTCTTCCCCGAGCCCGACTGTCCGACCAAGGCGACGATCTCCCCGCGGCGGACCCCCAGATCCACCCCGTCGACCGCCCGCACCATCCCCCGCGACCGGTCACGGAACGTCACCACCAGGTCCCGGACGGCCAGCAGTTCCCTGTCCACCTCACCTGTTGGCGGGTCATCCGAGAGCCCGGCCGCCGGGGTGCTCTCCTCGCCGGTGACCATCCGCGCCTGCGGATCCCCGACCTGGTGAATCGCGTCGGCCAGCGCGCGGGTGTGCTCGTGTCGGGGTTGTCCGAACACCTCGGCCGAGGTGCCCTCCTCCACGATCCTGCCCCGATACATGACCGCGATCCGCGCGCACGTCTGCGCCAACACGGCCAGATCGTGGCTGATCATGATCAGTCCGATGCCGCGTTCGGTGACCAACCGGCTCACCAGTTGCAGCACCTGATCCTGCACCACCACGTCCAACGCCGTGGTCGGCTCATCGGCGACGATCAGCTTCGGCTCGCACGCCAACGCCATCGCGATCATCACCCGCTGTTTCTGCCCGCCGGACAGCTCGTGCGGGTACGCGTTGGCCCGTTCCGGGGGAAGGTCGACCTGTCGCAGCAGCTCCGCCACCCGGTCCTTCGTCGACCCGTTGGTGGTGGTGTGCAGTCGCAGTGGCTCGGCGATCTGCTCCCCGATCGTGCGCACCGGGTTCAACGCGTGCATGGCGCCCTGGAACACGATCGACGCCGAGGACCAGCGCACCGCCCGCAGCCGCCCCCACCGCATGGTGTTGACGTCCTCACCGTCGAGCAGCACCTGCCCGGTCACCGTCGCCGTTTTCGGTAACAACCGCAGCACACTCATCGCCACGGTCGACTTGCCCGACCCGGACTCGCCTGCGATACCCAACGTCTCCCCGGCGTGCAAGGTCAGGTTCACATCGCGTACCGCGGCGAACTCCCCGTCACTGGTGCGGTAGGTGACCCCGAGGTCGTTCATCTGCAGCAAAGGTGTCGCCGGCGTCATCGGCTGCGTCACCGTCCTTTCAACCTCGGGTTCAACACCGTCTCCAACGCGCGGCCCACCAACGTGAACGACAACACCACCACCACGATCGCCAATCCGGG
It encodes the following:
- a CDS encoding dipeptide ABC transporter ATP-binding protein; this encodes MTPATPLLQMNDLGVTYRTSDGEFAAVRDVNLTLHAGETLGIAGESGSGKSTVAMSVLRLLPKTATVTGQVLLDGEDVNTMRWGRLRAVRWSSASIVFQGAMHALNPVRTIGEQIAEPLRLHTTTNGSTKDRVAELLRQVDLPPERANAYPHELSGGQKQRVMIAMALACEPKLIVADEPTTALDVVVQDQVLQLVSRLVTERGIGLIMISHDLAVLAQTCARIAVMYRGRIVEEGTSAEVFGQPRHEHTRALADAIHQVGDPQARMVTGEESTPAAGLSDDPPTGEVDRELLAVRDLVVTFRDRSRGMVRAVDGVDLGVRRGEIVALVGQSGSGKTTLARTMLGLQRPTSGSVLFDGALLPTSTAGLRAYRRRVQLVLQDPTSALNPRHTVYEAVAEGPRIHRLPGDERDIVISALEAAELRPAERFLSRLPHELSGGQRQRVVIAGALACEPSALIADEPVASLDATVRNEILALLLRLRRELGLAALVITHDLGLAWAIADRVAVMRQGRIVESGPVEQVLQSPRHDYTKALLAALPAPSASAFRRSV